In Actinomyces marmotae, the DNA window CCAAGGGCGCCGCGAGCCGGAGGTTGGAGGCGATGGTGCCGGAGAAGAGCCAGGTGGACTGTGCCACCAGGGCGCTCGCGGCGCGGACCCGTTCCTGCTCGGCGGCGCCCGACCCCGGCGCCAGCGCCTCGCCGTTGACCTCCACGGCGCCGGCTGAGGGGAGGAGATCGCCCTTGAGCAGGGCCATGAGCGTGGACTTACCCGATCCGGAGGGGCCGACGACCGCCACGTGCTCGCCGGGCTCCACCTCGAGGTCAATGCCGTGGAGCACCTCGGCGCGCCCCCAGGTGGCGCTCGCCCCTCGCAGGCGGATCGCCCTGGAGGGCCCCACCTCCCCCGGGGCCTCGGATGGTCCTGGCGGCCCCGCCGGCTCAGGAGCCCCCGCCGCCTTCGACGGCCCCCGCGCCGCCGCGCCGCCCGGGCCCGAGGAGGACAGGATGCGGCGGATGACCCGCTGGTTGGCCAGGCCTCCCATGCCGACGTAGAAGAACGCCCCCACGTGGTCCAGTGGCTCGAGCAGGACGAAGGAGGTCAGCACGATCGCCAGCGCATCGCCGACGCCGATGGCCCCCGAGCCCAGCCGCGCCACGGCGCTGACCGCGGCCACCGAGATGAGGAAGAGGGAGAAGAGGGAGTCGGTGACCAGGATGACGAGCTGGTTGCCGGCCAGCAGGCGCATGACCGCGCGCCGGTTGCCCTCCCCGGCTTCGCGCAGCCGCTCGTGCGTGCGCCGCGCCGCACGGGCCAGCGTAAGGGTGGTCAGGCCCTGGATGGCGTCGAGGTACTCCGCGCTCAGGCGCGCCCGGCTCCTGCGCGATCCCGAGGATGACGACCTCAGCGTCTTGTGGAAGCCGATGATGAGCGCGGGCACGCCGACGACGGCGAGGGCCAGCACCGCGGAGGGGACCGGGTCCACCGCGATGCCCAGCTCGGCGAGTACGAGGGCCGGGGCTAGCCCCGCGGCGATCGTCGGGGCGAGGAAGGTCTGCCGGTACAGCGACACGCGCTCGGCGCCGTCGGCCAGCACCGACACGGTCGATCCGGTGCGCTGCTGGGCCGCGCGGGCCGGGCCGAGCCGCATGAGGTGGGAGAGCACCCTGCGGCGCAGCGCCGCCTCCTCTCGGGCCGCGCTGCCCAGGGACACCGCCCGCGCCCCAGCCGCCGCCAGCGCCGAGACCGCGCCGGCGGCCAGCGCCGAGGCCAGGTGCTCGCCCGGGGCACCGCCCTCGATGAGCGCGCCGAGCGCCCGCCCGGCCGAGATGAGCGACCAGCCCTGCGCCAGGGAGGCCAGGACGGTCAGGCTGAAGGAGATCAGATTGGCCCGCCTGGACGACGGCGTCGCCAGCGGGGGTCGTGAGGGGGAGGGGCGGGTGCGGGACGGGTGCGCGGTGGGGGCGGACATGCGGCCTATTGTGCTGCGGGTCATAGGGTGAGTGCTAAAATTGCAGCCCCATCGTCCCGTCATCGCGGGGGCCCGGGCTCGTAGGCTTCTCCCATATGGTCGGCCTATCGCGGCCGGCACTCCGCAACAGCACGGTGATCGCACTGCGACGGCCCAGTCCAGCGCCGTGACAGCACCGCCCCGATCAAAGGAGACACCATGGCCAACGCCCCCGTGAACATCACGATCACCGGCGCCGCCGGCAACATCGGCTACGCCCTTCTCTTCCGCATCGCCTCCGGCGCCCTCCTCGGCCCGGACCAGCGGGTCAACCTGCGCCTGCTCGAGATCCCCCCGGCCATCAAGGCCGCCGAGGGCACCGCCATGGAGCTCTTCGACTCCGCCTTCCCGACGCTGGGCTCCATCGACATCTTCGACGACGCCAAGGCCGCCTTCGAGGGCGCCAACATCGCCTTCCTCGTCGGCTCCATGCCCCGCAAGGCCGGAATGGAGCGCGCCGACCTGCTGTCCGCCAACGGCGGCATCTTCGGCCCCCAGGGCGAGGCCATCAACGCCGGCGCCGCGGACGACATCAAGGTCCTCGTCGTGGGCAACCCGGCCAACACCAACGCCCTCATCGCCGCCTCCCACGCCCCGGACGTCCCGGCCTCCCGCTTCACCGCGATGACCCGCCTGGACCACAACCGCGCCCTGGCCCAGCTCGCCATGAAGGCCGGCTGCCACGTCACCGACATTGACAAGGTCACCGTCTGGGGCAACCACTCCACCACCCAGTACCCCGACCTCACGCAGGCCACCGTCAAGGGCCAGCCCATCACGGACCTGCTCGCAGACCGCGCCTGGGTGGAGGAGGACTTCATCCCCACCGTCGCCAAGCGCGGCGCCGCCATCATCGACGCGCGCGGCGCCTCCTCGGCCGCCTCGGCGGCCTCGGCGGCGGTCGACCACGTCCGCGACTGGTGCCTGGGCGTCAAGGGCTACTCCTGGACCTCCTCCTCGATCATGTCCGATGGCTCCTACGGCGTGCCCGAGGGCATCATCTCCTCCTTCCCCTGCACCGTGGAGAACGGCGAGTGGAAGATCGTTCAGGGCCTCGAGATCGACGA includes these proteins:
- a CDS encoding ABC transporter ATP-binding protein/permease, encoding MSAPTAHPSRTRPSPSRPPLATPSSRRANLISFSLTVLASLAQGWSLISAGRALGALIEGGAPGEHLASALAAGAVSALAAAGARAVSLGSAAREEAALRRRVLSHLMRLGPARAAQQRTGSTVSVLADGAERVSLYRQTFLAPTIAAGLAPALVLAELGIAVDPVPSAVLALAVVGVPALIIGFHKTLRSSSSGSRRSRARLSAEYLDAIQGLTTLTLARAARRTHERLREAGEGNRRAVMRLLAGNQLVILVTDSLFSLFLISVAAVSAVARLGSGAIGVGDALAIVLTSFVLLEPLDHVGAFFYVGMGGLANQRVIRRILSSSGPGGAAARGPSKAAGAPEPAGPPGPSEAPGEVGPSRAIRLRGASATWGRAEVLHGIDLEVEPGEHVAVVGPSGSGKSTLMALLKGDLLPSAGAVEVNGEALAPGSGAAEQERVRAASALVAQSTWLFSGTIASNLRLAAPLASEDELWEALATANLAQEVRAMPQGLQTLVGERGLGLSGGQAQRVSLARAVLADRPVLLLDEPTSQVDLAGEAAIIEAIERVSAGRAVMTVSHRAGALTGADRVITVEGGRLIATEPGARPGNGAGRGGR
- a CDS encoding malate dehydrogenase translates to MANAPVNITITGAAGNIGYALLFRIASGALLGPDQRVNLRLLEIPPAIKAAEGTAMELFDSAFPTLGSIDIFDDAKAAFEGANIAFLVGSMPRKAGMERADLLSANGGIFGPQGEAINAGAADDIKVLVVGNPANTNALIAASHAPDVPASRFTAMTRLDHNRALAQLAMKAGCHVTDIDKVTVWGNHSTTQYPDLTQATVKGQPITDLLADRAWVEEDFIPTVAKRGAAIIDARGASSAASAASAAVDHVRDWCLGVKGYSWTSSSIMSDGSYGVPEGIISSFPCTVENGEWKIVQGLEIDEFSRARIDASAAELISEKESVASMNLI